The Akkermansia muciniphila genome contains a region encoding:
- the cobA gene encoding uroporphyrinogen-III C-methyltransferase — protein sequence MAGFLVAKKRVMELNGSMQQGIVYLLGAGPGDPGLMTVRGRELVETAEVLVYDALSSAEMLNWAPAACERIFVGKRASRHALPQEEINALLVKLGNAGKRVVRLKGGDPYVFGRGGEEAEALHEAGVPFEVIPGITSAIAGPAYAGIPVTHRKYCTQFTVFTGHEDVNKKESSLDLKGIAGAQGTKVMLMGMRKLPEVCEALIGFGQDASTPAAAIQWATTGLQRTVTGTVKTLPAKVLKAGLEAPAVVVIGDVVKEREQLDWFERLPLFGKRIVVTRTRSQAGELSSRLRRLGADVLEMPTIRIAPPANKREFAEGVVHAHTYDWLVFSSPNGVERFFQAFFAVYKDIRSIGGARIAAIGPGTEAKLREYGLAVDIMPKKYVAEGLVKAFKDARKEIGGIEHSTFLWVRGEEARRVIYDGLTSLGAIVDECIAYRTEAETEDVAGAQAAFRERGADIVTFTSSSTAENFFRLGLPWPDGCKAASIGPVTTDTLKELGHAPAITAKTHDINGLVEAIVKAAGK from the coding sequence ATGGCGGGGTTTCTTGTCGCCAAAAAGAGGGTGATGGAGTTGAATGGCAGCATGCAACAGGGTATTGTTTATTTGCTTGGAGCGGGTCCCGGGGACCCCGGCCTGATGACCGTCCGCGGCCGTGAGCTGGTGGAAACGGCGGAAGTGCTGGTATATGATGCGCTGAGTTCCGCGGAAATGCTGAACTGGGCCCCTGCCGCGTGTGAACGGATTTTTGTGGGCAAGCGCGCCTCCCGCCATGCCCTGCCCCAGGAGGAAATCAATGCCCTGCTGGTCAAGCTGGGGAACGCCGGGAAAAGGGTGGTGCGCCTGAAAGGCGGCGATCCCTACGTCTTTGGCCGCGGAGGGGAGGAAGCGGAGGCCCTGCATGAAGCAGGCGTGCCGTTTGAAGTCATTCCGGGCATTACCTCCGCTATTGCGGGGCCGGCGTACGCGGGCATTCCGGTGACGCACCGCAAGTACTGCACGCAGTTCACCGTGTTCACGGGCCATGAGGACGTGAACAAAAAGGAATCTTCCCTGGATCTGAAGGGCATCGCCGGAGCGCAGGGCACCAAGGTCATGCTGATGGGCATGCGGAAACTGCCGGAAGTGTGTGAGGCCCTGATCGGGTTCGGCCAGGATGCGTCCACTCCCGCCGCGGCCATCCAGTGGGCCACCACGGGGCTTCAGCGGACGGTCACGGGTACGGTGAAGACTCTGCCCGCCAAGGTCCTGAAAGCGGGCCTGGAGGCCCCTGCCGTGGTTGTCATTGGAGACGTGGTGAAGGAGCGGGAACAACTGGACTGGTTTGAACGGCTTCCCCTCTTCGGAAAGCGCATCGTGGTGACGCGCACGCGCTCCCAGGCGGGGGAACTCAGTTCCCGCCTGCGCAGGCTGGGCGCGGACGTGCTGGAAATGCCCACCATCCGCATTGCCCCGCCTGCCAACAAACGGGAATTTGCGGAAGGCGTGGTGCACGCCCACACCTATGACTGGCTGGTATTCTCCAGCCCCAACGGGGTGGAGCGCTTCTTCCAGGCCTTTTTTGCCGTGTACAAGGACATCCGGAGCATCGGCGGGGCCAGGATTGCGGCCATCGGCCCGGGAACGGAAGCCAAGCTCCGGGAATACGGGCTGGCCGTGGACATAATGCCTAAAAAATACGTGGCGGAAGGCCTTGTGAAAGCCTTCAAGGATGCCCGCAAGGAAATTGGCGGCATTGAACACAGCACCTTCCTGTGGGTCCGCGGGGAGGAAGCGCGCCGGGTGATTTATGACGGCCTCACTTCCCTCGGGGCCATCGTGGATGAATGCATTGCCTACAGGACGGAGGCGGAAACGGAGGATGTGGCGGGCGCCCAGGCGGCTTTCCGTGAGCGGGGCGCGGACATCGTGACGTTTACCAGCTCCTCCACCGCGGAAAACTTCTTCCGGCTGGGTTTGCCTTGGCCTGACGGCTGCAAGGCCGCCAGCATCGGCCCCGTGACCACGGATACCCTGAAGGAACTGGGGCACGCTCCCGCGATTACGGCAAAAACGCATGACATCAACGGCTTGGTGGAAGCTATCGTCAAGGCCGCCGGCAAATAG
- a CDS encoding glycoside hydrolase family 95-like protein encodes MVVLVFSLLPLAGTVLADEEPSGSMVKTEINWPEFLKSRDMVWKKAPDHWDNAPFTGNGFMGMHIKRDAGEKGKLRVDVARMDAQEHLPMDNPNDGLGDWSYKRYRVPLGYFSLDFKEELKDWDLRLDLWNAEIRGTVTTAGGRELALRAYTHATQPLIVVDLEDAAGKALPELEWNGFINESPRGRERKVKEREAPRAAPGPKGSLVTVNQKTNVWKLPLRPKGVVSIAWTETSSGKGRKTFFISLDHSYPDDGALKRSLGMVRKAAALPAKALTDTHRAWWHKFYPQSFLSIPDSYWDPFYWAQIYKIGAGMRSGGPVLDLQGPWLALDADAWPGVWWNLNVQLTYWPCYTGNRLEAAESLTGSLRRNRNNLIENVAPKYRADSAGISRAAGQDGRQDVGRPDGGPDSKSEVGSLPWACHNLFLHYRMTMDDRFLKEDVYPLLRRAINYYIHFLEKGSDGKLHLPPTLSPEYGVAPDANYDLALLRWGCRTLLWSAERLGIKDPLIPKWKSILRDLTDYPVDGNGYMVGRGVPFKNPHRHYSHLFMVYPLHLVDTSRPEEAELADKSIRHWHSLKSGLRGYSFTGGASLYAKLLRGDDALEIMGGLKSWIRPNTLYREGRWPVIETPLSGAASLHDMVLQSWNDVVNVLPAVPGAWKDVSFHNLRAEGAFLVSAERRDGTTRWIHVKSLAGESLRLRADIAPEARLSGTGAAAMRKDAAGDWTGTPPKDSELLLAVPGAKPVVAPVRAPNLKKFGLP; translated from the coding sequence ATGGTTGTGTTGGTTTTCTCCCTGTTGCCGCTGGCCGGAACCGTTCTGGCGGATGAGGAACCCTCCGGGTCCATGGTGAAAACGGAGATCAACTGGCCGGAATTCCTGAAATCCAGAGACATGGTCTGGAAAAAAGCTCCGGATCATTGGGACAATGCCCCCTTCACCGGGAACGGATTCATGGGCATGCACATCAAGAGGGATGCCGGGGAAAAAGGGAAGCTCCGTGTGGATGTGGCCCGGATGGACGCCCAGGAACATTTGCCCATGGACAATCCCAATGACGGCCTGGGGGACTGGTCCTACAAGCGCTACCGCGTGCCGCTGGGTTACTTTTCCCTGGATTTCAAGGAGGAACTCAAGGATTGGGATTTGCGTCTTGACCTGTGGAATGCGGAAATCAGGGGAACCGTCACGACGGCGGGGGGCAGGGAGCTGGCCCTGCGCGCCTATACCCATGCTACACAGCCCCTGATTGTAGTGGATCTTGAAGACGCCGCGGGGAAGGCCCTTCCGGAATTGGAATGGAACGGATTTATCAATGAAAGCCCCCGGGGCCGGGAAAGAAAAGTGAAGGAGAGGGAGGCTCCCCGTGCTGCTCCCGGTCCGAAAGGCAGCCTGGTCACGGTGAACCAGAAGACGAACGTGTGGAAACTGCCTTTGCGGCCCAAAGGCGTCGTTTCCATTGCCTGGACGGAGACCTCTTCCGGCAAAGGCAGGAAGACTTTTTTCATCAGCCTGGACCACAGTTACCCGGATGACGGGGCGTTGAAGCGTTCCCTGGGCATGGTCAGAAAAGCGGCGGCGCTCCCGGCCAAGGCATTGACGGATACGCACCGGGCCTGGTGGCACAAGTTTTATCCCCAGTCCTTCCTGTCCATTCCGGACAGTTACTGGGACCCCTTCTACTGGGCGCAGATTTACAAGATCGGGGCCGGCATGCGTTCCGGCGGCCCCGTGCTGGACCTGCAGGGGCCCTGGCTGGCGCTGGATGCGGATGCCTGGCCCGGCGTCTGGTGGAACCTGAATGTTCAGCTTACCTATTGGCCGTGCTACACGGGCAACCGTCTGGAAGCGGCGGAATCCCTGACCGGGAGCCTTCGCAGAAACCGGAACAACCTCATTGAAAACGTGGCTCCCAAATATAGGGCGGACTCAGCGGGTATTTCACGGGCCGCCGGGCAGGATGGCCGCCAGGACGTAGGGAGGCCGGATGGTGGACCGGATTCCAAGTCGGAAGTGGGCTCCCTCCCGTGGGCGTGCCACAACCTCTTTCTGCACTACCGCATGACGATGGATGACAGGTTCCTGAAGGAAGATGTTTATCCCCTGTTAAGGCGTGCAATCAACTATTACATTCACTTTCTGGAAAAGGGCAGTGACGGAAAACTGCACCTGCCTCCCACCCTGTCTCCGGAATACGGGGTGGCGCCGGATGCAAACTATGACCTTGCCCTGCTGCGCTGGGGCTGCCGGACCCTGCTGTGGAGCGCGGAGAGGCTGGGAATCAAGGACCCCCTCATCCCCAAGTGGAAATCCATCCTGCGGGACTTGACGGATTACCCGGTGGACGGGAACGGGTATATGGTGGGACGTGGAGTTCCCTTCAAAAATCCGCACCGGCATTACTCCCATCTGTTCATGGTGTATCCCCTCCATCTGGTGGACACCTCCAGGCCGGAGGAAGCGGAACTGGCGGACAAATCCATCCGCCACTGGCACAGCCTCAAAAGCGGCCTGCGCGGATATTCCTTTACGGGGGGAGCCAGCCTGTACGCCAAGCTGCTGCGCGGTGACGACGCTCTGGAGATCATGGGCGGCCTTAAAAGCTGGATACGCCCGAACACTCTGTACCGGGAAGGCCGGTGGCCTGTGATTGAGACGCCCCTTTCCGGGGCGGCCTCCCTGCATGACATGGTTCTGCAAAGCTGGAATGATGTGGTCAACGTTCTGCCTGCCGTCCCCGGCGCGTGGAAGGACGTCTCCTTCCACAATCTCCGGGCGGAAGGGGCATTCCTGGTCAGCGCGGAACGGCGGGACGGAACCACCAGGTGGATACATGTCAAAAGCCTGGCCGGAGAATCCCTGCGGTTGAGGGCGGACATCGCTCCGGAAGCGCGGCTCAGCGGAACGGGAGCGGCCGCCATGAGGAAGGATGCCGCCGGAGACTGGACAGGGACGCCGCCCAAGGACAGTGAGCTGCTGCTTGCCGTGCCGGGGGCCAAACCCGTGGTAGCTCCTGTGCGGGCTCCAAACCTCAAGAAGTTCGGGCTTCCCTGA
- the topB gene encoding DNA topoisomerase III: MSKTLIIAEKPSVATDLARVLGKELGKFTRDKSGAYYQNDRAIITSAVGHLLEQKKPMTEGGKSLPWKFDYLPVIPNAFELEPIKQSEDRLKKVLQLAKSKDVTEIVNACDAGREGELIFHNMVRYGKWTKPTRRLWMQSMTDEAILNAWHSMRSEADMQPLTNAAVCRSESDWLVGLNSTRALTILQSRGGFNVTPAGRVQTPTLAILTQRELEIQAFEPVPYSEVWAEFDVKAGSYAGRWIDRDWKKSDDAQSRPERIWDSEMATVIRDRCRGKSGTVTEEKKPVTTIAPLLYDLTSLQREAANRYGFSAKRTLQLAQECYEKHKVLTYPRTDSRYLPEDYLGKVYGIVGTVAEQDPEFSPFARDILDNKRIKPNRRVFDTKKVSDHFAIIPTGKIEKLTGDAQKLFEMVMARFLAVFFPAAVFEDTRRTTVIAHGGNVTDAFLTTGRVLVEPGWQAVYGRKAGASGKEELVPVQDGEEAAVREIEIRNAMTKPPARYNEATLLAAMEGAGKLVHDEELAAAMSERGLGTPATRASIIEGLISQEYIVRDGRDLLATRRGIELIGLLERIGLKTLTSPSLTGEWEYKLKQMEQAALQRDSFMEGIKTLTGEIVKRVKDFREAQQQVELPEIELDCPSCHAHGLKNTLDAVSCRSCKFSIRKVISGRDMTDEELKTLIVDGKTGILHGFTSRFGKPFEAGLELNDKFRATLYFPAREEEDAAGTEEAVKVASVTIPDLGEHDVMETAKAWKVPSLTIGKESVSVSVSRTILGREIPLDQVLKILGEGKSDLLKGFISQRTKRPFDAYLVFNAKTGKIGFEFPPREKKYPAKKTAAKAEDKKEKAVKTGKTAAARTTGKTTAAKSAGKSAKTAAAPKKPRKQ, from the coding sequence ATGTCCAAAACTTTAATCATAGCAGAAAAGCCGAGCGTCGCCACTGATTTGGCGAGGGTGCTCGGCAAGGAGCTTGGAAAATTCACCCGGGACAAGTCCGGGGCGTATTACCAGAATGACCGCGCGATCATCACGTCCGCCGTGGGCCACCTGCTGGAGCAGAAAAAGCCCATGACGGAAGGCGGCAAGTCGCTCCCCTGGAAGTTCGACTACCTGCCCGTCATCCCCAACGCTTTTGAACTGGAACCGATCAAGCAGTCTGAAGACCGCCTGAAAAAGGTGCTTCAGCTTGCCAAAAGCAAGGACGTCACGGAAATTGTCAACGCATGCGATGCGGGCCGTGAAGGGGAACTGATTTTCCATAACATGGTCCGTTACGGAAAATGGACCAAGCCCACGCGCCGCCTCTGGATGCAGTCCATGACGGATGAAGCCATCCTGAATGCGTGGCACAGCATGCGCAGCGAGGCCGATATGCAGCCTCTGACGAATGCCGCCGTCTGCCGTTCCGAATCCGACTGGCTGGTGGGCCTGAACAGCACCAGGGCGCTCACCATCCTGCAATCCCGCGGCGGGTTCAACGTGACCCCCGCCGGACGCGTCCAGACCCCCACGCTGGCCATTCTGACGCAGCGGGAATTGGAAATCCAGGCGTTTGAACCGGTGCCTTATTCCGAAGTATGGGCGGAGTTCGACGTGAAGGCGGGTTCCTACGCCGGACGGTGGATTGACCGGGACTGGAAAAAGAGCGATGACGCGCAGTCCCGCCCGGAGCGCATCTGGGACTCCGAGATGGCGACCGTCATCCGCGACCGCTGCCGCGGGAAATCCGGCACCGTGACAGAGGAAAAGAAGCCCGTCACCACCATTGCCCCGCTGCTGTATGACCTGACCTCCCTCCAGCGGGAAGCCGCCAACCGCTACGGCTTTTCCGCCAAGCGCACGCTCCAGCTTGCCCAGGAATGCTATGAAAAGCACAAGGTGCTCACCTACCCCCGTACGGACTCCCGCTACCTGCCGGAGGACTACCTGGGCAAGGTGTACGGCATTGTGGGCACCGTGGCGGAGCAGGACCCGGAATTCTCCCCCTTTGCCAGGGACATTCTGGACAACAAGCGCATCAAGCCCAACCGGAGGGTGTTTGACACCAAGAAGGTGAGCGACCACTTCGCCATCATCCCGACGGGCAAGATTGAAAAGCTGACCGGAGACGCCCAGAAACTTTTTGAAATGGTGATGGCCCGCTTCCTGGCCGTCTTTTTCCCCGCCGCCGTCTTTGAAGACACGCGGAGAACCACGGTCATCGCCCACGGGGGCAACGTGACGGACGCCTTCTTGACCACGGGCCGCGTGCTGGTGGAGCCGGGCTGGCAGGCCGTGTACGGCCGCAAGGCCGGAGCCTCCGGCAAGGAGGAACTGGTGCCCGTGCAGGATGGTGAGGAAGCCGCGGTGCGTGAAATTGAAATCCGCAACGCCATGACCAAGCCGCCCGCCCGGTACAATGAAGCCACGCTGCTGGCGGCCATGGAAGGCGCCGGGAAACTGGTTCATGACGAAGAACTGGCCGCCGCCATGAGCGAGCGCGGCCTTGGTACGCCCGCTACGCGCGCCTCCATCATTGAAGGCCTGATCTCCCAGGAATACATTGTCCGTGACGGCAGGGACCTTCTGGCGACGCGCCGCGGGATTGAACTCATCGGCCTGCTGGAACGCATCGGGCTGAAAACGCTCACCTCCCCCAGCCTGACCGGGGAATGGGAATACAAGCTCAAGCAGATGGAGCAGGCTGCCCTGCAGCGGGACTCCTTCATGGAAGGCATCAAGACGCTGACCGGGGAAATCGTGAAAAGGGTGAAAGACTTCCGGGAGGCCCAGCAGCAGGTGGAATTGCCGGAAATCGAACTGGACTGCCCGTCCTGCCACGCCCACGGCCTGAAAAACACGCTGGACGCCGTCTCCTGCCGTTCCTGCAAGTTCAGCATCCGCAAGGTCATCTCCGGCCGCGACATGACGGACGAAGAACTGAAAACCCTCATTGTGGACGGCAAGACGGGAATCCTCCACGGGTTCACCTCCCGGTTCGGCAAGCCCTTTGAAGCGGGACTGGAGCTCAATGACAAATTCCGCGCCACGCTCTACTTCCCGGCCCGTGAGGAAGAGGACGCCGCCGGGACGGAGGAAGCCGTGAAGGTGGCCTCCGTGACCATTCCGGACCTGGGGGAACACGATGTGATGGAAACGGCCAAGGCCTGGAAGGTGCCCTCCCTGACGATCGGGAAGGAAAGTGTATCCGTCTCCGTATCCCGGACCATCCTGGGCCGTGAAATCCCGCTGGACCAGGTATTGAAGATTCTGGGGGAAGGCAAGTCCGACCTGTTGAAGGGCTTCATCTCGCAGCGCACCAAGCGCCCGTTTGACGCCTATCTGGTCTTTAACGCGAAGACGGGCAAGATCGGCTTTGAATTCCCGCCGCGGGAAAAGAAATATCCCGCAAAGAAAACCGCCGCGAAGGCGGAAGACAAGAAGGAAAAGGCGGTGAAAACGGGCAAAACCGCCGCTGCCAGGACCACGGGGAAAACCACTGCGGCCAAGAGCGCCGGTAAGAGCGCCAAAACCGCCGCTGCTCCCAAAAAGCCCCGCAAGCAGTAA
- a CDS encoding aldo/keto reductase, which yields MKNITSPGDTHRLSNGLPMPVIGYGTYLAPDGTAGARSILDALEAGYRLIDTASVYGNEKTVGRAVRESSIPREEIFITTKVWNTDQGYNTTLAAFDASLNRLGTDYLDLYLIHWPIPAGYEKDYRELNRETWKAMERLYKEGQVKAIGVSNFLPHHLEALMEEAEIIPMVNQLEINPRYHQTETVAFCREHGILVESWGPLARGGVLEEPVLCRIADKLKKSVAQICLRWELQRGIVPLPKSMHADRIRANLDVFNFSLDGEDMALIDTLDAPGHYSIHPDHPSEE from the coding sequence ATGAAAAACATCACTTCCCCCGGAGATACGCACCGGCTGAGCAACGGACTACCCATGCCCGTCATCGGTTACGGAACCTATCTGGCCCCGGACGGCACGGCGGGCGCCAGGAGCATTCTGGACGCGCTGGAAGCGGGCTACCGCCTCATTGACACGGCCAGCGTGTACGGCAATGAAAAAACGGTGGGCCGCGCCGTCAGGGAAAGCTCCATTCCGCGGGAGGAAATTTTCATCACCACCAAGGTCTGGAACACGGACCAGGGCTATAACACCACGCTGGCGGCTTTTGACGCCTCCCTGAACCGTCTTGGGACGGATTACCTTGACCTGTACCTGATTCACTGGCCCATCCCCGCCGGTTATGAAAAAGACTACCGGGAACTCAACCGGGAAACCTGGAAAGCCATGGAACGGCTTTACAAGGAAGGCCAGGTAAAAGCCATCGGCGTCAGCAACTTCCTCCCCCACCATCTGGAAGCCCTGATGGAGGAAGCCGAGATCATACCCATGGTGAACCAGCTGGAGATCAACCCCAGGTACCACCAGACGGAAACGGTCGCCTTCTGCCGGGAACACGGCATCCTGGTTGAATCATGGGGTCCCTTGGCCCGCGGCGGCGTACTGGAGGAACCCGTTCTGTGCCGTATAGCGGACAAGCTTAAAAAATCCGTGGCCCAGATATGCCTCCGCTGGGAACTGCAGCGCGGCATCGTGCCCCTGCCCAAATCCATGCACGCGGATAGAATCCGGGCCAATCTGGACGTCTTTAACTTCTCCCTGGACGGGGAAGACATGGCCCTTATTGACACGCTGGATGCCCCCGGCCATTACTCCATCCATCCGGACCATCCTTCCGAGGAGTAA
- a CDS encoding N-acetylmuramoyl-L-alanine amidase, with product MEYRSVWTGFLAVLAALTFCSCSQNDKMRPPAVSFKIQKAPVVPRTPGQMGREVGIRVSYMPKNTYARRHAASMHPRFITIHSTANPKGDAHAHSRYLNSGKSRSLNWHFTVDQFGAYQHIPTTETGHHADHSGPGDQYSVAIEMCECTTHNPVVIYNKTAKLAALLMVRYNVPLRNVVPHNYWSGKNCPAPLMTNGRPGYKWSWFISRVDYYYRCLQAGK from the coding sequence ATGGAATATAGATCTGTCTGGACGGGCTTTCTTGCCGTATTAGCCGCCCTGACGTTCTGCAGCTGTTCGCAGAACGATAAAATGAGACCGCCTGCCGTCTCCTTTAAAATTCAAAAAGCTCCGGTCGTCCCCCGCACACCCGGTCAGATGGGCCGTGAAGTGGGCATCCGCGTCTCCTACATGCCCAAAAACACGTACGCCCGGCGGCATGCGGCTTCCATGCACCCCCGCTTCATCACCATCCACAGCACCGCCAACCCCAAGGGAGACGCCCATGCCCACTCCCGCTACCTGAACAGCGGCAAATCCCGCAGCCTGAACTGGCACTTCACGGTGGACCAGTTCGGAGCGTACCAGCACATCCCCACCACGGAAACGGGCCACCATGCGGACCACTCCGGGCCGGGGGACCAATACTCCGTAGCCATTGAGATGTGTGAATGCACCACGCACAACCCCGTGGTCATCTACAACAAGACGGCCAAGCTGGCGGCCCTGCTGATGGTACGCTACAACGTCCCCCTGCGCAACGTGGTGCCCCACAACTACTGGTCCGGCAAGAACTGTCCGGCCCCGCTGATGACCAATGGAAGGCCCGGCTACAAATGGAGCTGGTTCATCTCCCGCGTGGACTACTACTACCGCTGCCTCCAGGCCGGGAAATAG
- the acnA gene encoding aconitate hydratase AcnA has translation MTKIAKSTFTTGAGTPGQFYSLPALAENGYPRLNRLPVSIRIVLESLLRNCDGLKVTEKDVDNLASWNAKNPGSYEIPFTVARIVLQDLTGVPLLVDLAAMRSAVAGLGKDASVIEPLVPVDLVVDHSVQVDWAGRTDALEKNLDIEFQRNAERYEFLKWGQQAFSTFSVVPPSVGIVHQVNLEYLAQGVMEKDGVYFPDTLVGTDSHTTMINGIGVVGWGVGGIEAEAGMLGQPVTFLVPEVVGVHMTGELREGVTATDLALHVTQMLRSHGVVGKFVEFFGDGAAALPLADRATVANMAPEYGATMGFFPMDEHCSEYLRLTGRSEEAITTYENYFKAQDLWGMPRNGELDYTDQLELDLSAIEPAVSGPKRPQDHIPLASIRDSFRKLVSMPAAEGGYGKKESPSVKVAMHSPAGVPVPVEGFSQEAELKDGSILIAAITSCTNTSNPGLMLAAGLLAKKAVALGLQVPPHVKTSIAPGSRIASDYFAANQLQDSLDALGFETVGYGCTTCIGNSGPLNPELEQAVRDNDIVAASVLSGNRNFEARIHASIKTNFLMSPPLVVAFALAGHVDIDFQTEPLGTDRSGNPVFLKDIWPSAPEIAEAVAKSRNPEAYRELYTITPEKNPRWAAVYAPEGSVFQWNENSTYIQNPPFFCGFNSQPRTLADIRNARPLGIFGDSVTTDHISPAGAIRETGPAGLYLQGMGIDRKDFNSFGSRRGNDRVMTRGTFANVRIKNLMVDGTEGGYTLYFGDRSIPAPDKKIAAAAGAPAFIYDAAMAYAQDGVPLIVIGGEDYGMGSSRDWAAKGTNLLGVKAVITKSFERIHRSNLIGMGVLPLNFADKADYDRIAPLKDATFSILGLEGGISPRQQVTLRVQPAGAEAFDVPVIVRIDTPIEKEYYLAGGILQYVLTQILK, from the coding sequence ATGACCAAGATTGCCAAGAGCACGTTCACCACGGGAGCCGGAACCCCCGGACAGTTTTATTCACTCCCAGCCCTGGCTGAAAACGGTTATCCCCGGCTGAACCGCCTTCCCGTTTCCATCCGGATTGTTCTGGAATCCCTGCTCCGCAACTGCGACGGCTTGAAGGTGACGGAAAAGGATGTGGACAATCTGGCCTCCTGGAACGCCAAAAACCCCGGCTCTTATGAAATCCCGTTCACCGTGGCCCGCATCGTCCTCCAGGACCTGACGGGCGTACCCCTGCTGGTGGACCTGGCGGCCATGCGCTCCGCCGTGGCCGGACTGGGCAAGGACGCCTCCGTCATTGAACCGCTGGTCCCCGTGGACTTGGTGGTGGACCATTCCGTGCAGGTGGACTGGGCAGGCCGCACGGACGCCCTGGAGAAGAACCTGGACATTGAGTTCCAGCGCAATGCAGAACGTTACGAGTTTCTGAAATGGGGCCAGCAGGCGTTCAGCACCTTTTCCGTGGTGCCGCCCTCCGTGGGCATTGTCCACCAGGTGAACTTGGAATACCTGGCTCAGGGCGTCATGGAAAAAGACGGCGTTTATTTCCCGGACACCCTGGTGGGGACGGACTCCCACACCACGATGATCAACGGCATCGGCGTGGTGGGCTGGGGCGTGGGCGGCATTGAGGCGGAAGCCGGCATGCTCGGCCAGCCCGTCACCTTCCTGGTGCCGGAAGTGGTGGGCGTCCATATGACGGGAGAACTCCGGGAAGGGGTGACCGCCACGGACCTGGCGCTGCACGTCACCCAGATGCTGCGCAGCCACGGCGTGGTGGGCAAGTTTGTGGAATTCTTCGGAGACGGAGCCGCGGCCCTTCCGCTGGCGGACCGCGCCACCGTGGCGAACATGGCCCCGGAATACGGCGCCACCATGGGCTTCTTCCCCATGGACGAGCACTGCTCCGAATACCTGCGCCTGACCGGCAGGAGCGAGGAAGCCATCACCACGTACGAAAACTACTTCAAGGCCCAAGACCTGTGGGGCATGCCCCGCAACGGGGAGCTGGATTACACGGACCAGCTGGAACTGGACCTGTCCGCCATAGAACCCGCCGTTTCCGGCCCCAAACGCCCGCAGGACCACATTCCCCTGGCCTCCATCAGGGACAGCTTCCGCAAGCTGGTCAGCATGCCCGCGGCGGAAGGCGGATACGGGAAAAAGGAATCCCCCTCCGTCAAGGTCGCCATGCACTCCCCCGCGGGCGTTCCCGTTCCGGTAGAAGGCTTCAGCCAGGAAGCGGAATTGAAGGACGGCAGCATCCTCATCGCGGCCATCACCTCCTGCACCAACACCTCCAATCCGGGCCTGATGCTGGCTGCCGGGCTGCTGGCCAAAAAGGCGGTCGCCCTGGGACTGCAAGTGCCGCCGCACGTGAAAACGTCCATCGCGCCGGGCTCCCGCATCGCCTCGGACTACTTTGCCGCCAACCAGCTCCAGGACTCCCTGGACGCCCTGGGTTTTGAAACCGTGGGCTACGGCTGCACCACCTGCATCGGCAACTCCGGCCCGCTGAATCCGGAACTGGAGCAGGCTGTCAGGGACAATGACATCGTGGCCGCTTCCGTCCTGTCCGGCAACCGGAACTTTGAGGCCCGCATCCACGCCTCCATTAAAACCAACTTCCTGATGTCCCCGCCCCTGGTCGTCGCCTTTGCGCTGGCCGGACACGTGGACATTGACTTCCAGACGGAACCGCTGGGCACGGACCGCAGCGGAAACCCCGTCTTTCTGAAAGACATCTGGCCCAGCGCCCCGGAAATCGCGGAAGCCGTCGCCAAATCCCGCAATCCGGAAGCGTACCGGGAGCTTTACACCATCACGCCGGAAAAAAATCCGCGCTGGGCGGCCGTGTACGCGCCGGAAGGCTCCGTCTTCCAGTGGAATGAAAACTCCACCTACATCCAGAACCCGCCCTTCTTCTGCGGCTTCAACAGCCAGCCCCGCACGCTGGCGGACATCCGGAACGCGCGGCCCCTGGGCATCTTCGGCGACTCCGTGACCACGGACCACATCTCCCCCGCCGGAGCCATCCGGGAAACCGGCCCCGCCGGGCTGTACCTGCAAGGCATGGGGATTGACAGGAAAGACTTCAACTCCTTCGGTTCCCGCCGCGGCAATGACCGCGTCATGACCCGCGGCACCTTCGCCAACGTCCGCATCAAGAACCTGATGGTGGACGGTACGGAAGGCGGCTACACGCTGTACTTCGGCGACCGCTCCATTCCGGCCCCGGACAAGAAGATAGCCGCAGCTGCAGGCGCCCCCGCCTTCATTTACGATGCGGCCATGGCCTACGCGCAGGACGGCGTCCCCCTCATCGTCATCGGCGGAGAGGACTACGGCATGGGCTCCTCCCGCGACTGGGCGGCCAAAGGCACAAACCTGCTGGGCGTCAAGGCCGTCATCACCAAGAGCTTTGAACGCATCCACCGCTCCAACCTGATCGGCATGGGCGTGCTTCCCCTCAACTTTGCGGACAAGGCGGATTATGACCGCATCGCCCCGCTGAAGGACGCCACGTTCTCCATCCTGGGCCTGGAAGGCGGCATTTCCCCCCGCCAGCAGGTCACTCTGCGCGTGCAGCCCGCAGGAGCGGAGGCGTTTGACGTGCCCGTCATCGTCCGCATTGATACGCCCATTGAAAAGGAATACTACCTGGCGGGCGGCATCCTGCAATACGTCCTCACCCAAATTCTCAAATAA